Proteins from a genomic interval of Gadus morhua chromosome 19, gadMor3.0, whole genome shotgun sequence:
- the vezt gene encoding vezatin isoform X1, producing the protein MTEELDEDVVFENSPLFQYLHDLGHTDFEACPTGSQEEGDGEEAPPLGDDQKRSGAHLWRLANALWQWSPMGKAATCHSLERELDCVFGQYSVRCVLDQDVLLQEDVELIELLDPGLLTLGSPADGSPGRTALTLPRPGLLARPSLWDAAGLVGLAAVLLGLFSAIGGGWSLAGAAPWGLVLLGWAGARAGGLWRRARAQRAVHAAASELQALVHDSKALTGVSRKALRLVQETEVISRGFTLLLDRVSAAGSFSRAGLGAEPRGQQLIGLRKALYRALRTAFRASRRATCHMLKSFPLNSEIDNVTNYVSAVPLKELGLGLGVEHVGDEQAQDLTDDYSLPALKLMFQLWVAQSSECFRRLALLLSARQQEEAEPVGVAATSAGLKPPSASSPSSPSALHRSIPAVTEPLHQALAGCLGEVQRSYDFHRYFETQPRGAGVADRAGPARQKCRELNTLHTSIRSLQLHLKALLSEMIILEDDLEKMMVCGERVAAPPPLSGEGYLELSQRLHTLQPHMQASNSCWEETVGQVDRMLRRTDAAAGLRQSAPAVPHVPTPTPSYPLILDRDSVPEELEWEAYVSDSDSEDDRGGAWCDMLSPEERDRQRREREESRRVLSELKAVLGFRASEGERLKWKQLLFNDQAATTPSNTGPQDTPPPPNATSNHNDQDHDGEEEEETAEEDKERGRGRTAVATASGGESATEFTCGLDKMAAGEGEEPRAEGAGRSELYQYDGLLDDGEGEGEGLADFLLTPRVPKLSTTDRLTELHGAEALSISSALAAQVAARSHALVHMEEQTFGDDDEEEEEEEEEEDEGTQEKH; encoded by the exons ATGACTGAGGAGCTGGATGAAGATGTGGTATTCGAG AACTCTCCTCTGTTCCAGTACCTCCATGATCTAGGGCACACAGACTTTGAGGCGTGTCCCACGGGTTCTCaggaagagggagatggagaggaagccCCTCCCCTGGGAGACGACCAGAAGCGTTCG GGAGCTCACCTATGGAGGCTGGCCAACGCCTTGTGGCAGTGGAGCCCGATGGGAAAGGCCGCCACATGCCACTCTCTGGAGCGGGAGCTG GACTGCGTGTTCGGCCAGTACTCGGTGCGGTGCGTTCTGGACCAGGACGTCCTGCTGCAGGAGGACGTTGAGCTGATCGAGCTGCTGGACCCCGGCCTGCTGACCCTGGGCTCCCCCGCCGACGGCTCCCCCGGACGCACCGCGCTCACCCTGCCCAGGCCCGGCCTGCTGGCCCGCCCCTCGCTCTG ggaCGCCGCGGGGCTGGTGGGGCTGGCGGCCGTGCTGCTGGGCCTCTTCTCGGCCATCGGCGGGGGCTGGTCCCTGGCCGGCGCGGCCCCCTGGGGCCTGGTGCTGCTGGGCTGGGCGGGTGCGCGGGCCGGCGGGCTGTGGCGGCGGGCGCGCGCCCAGAGGGCGGTGCACGCCGCCGCCTCGGAGCTCCAGGCGCTGGTCCACGACAGCAAGGCGCTGACGGGCGTGTCCCGCAAGGCGCTGCGGCTGGTGCAGGAGACGGAGGTCATCTCCCGCGGGTTCACTCT TTTGCTCGACAGGGTGAGCGCGGCCGGCTCCTTTAgcagggcggggctgggggcggaGCCTCGGGGCCAGCAGCTGATTGGTCTGCGGAAGGCTCTGTACCGCGCGCTCCGCACGGCGTTCCGGGCTTCCCGCCGCGCCACGTGCCACATGCTCAAGTC GTTCCCGCTGAACTCGGAGATCGACAACGTGACCAACTACGTGTCGGCGGTGCCGCTGAAggagctggggctggggctgggcgTGGAGCACGTGGGCGACGAGCAGGCTCAGGACCTCACCGACGACTACAGCCTGCCCGCCCTGAAG CTCATGTTCCAGCTCTGGGTCGCCCAAAGCTCCGAGTGCTTCCGCCGCCTGGCGCTTCTGCTGTCGGCACGGCaacaggaggaggcggagcccgtCGGGGTGGCCGCCACCTCCGCGGGCCTCAAGCCTccgtccgcctcctccccctcctccccctccgccctgCACCGCTCCATCCCCGCGGTGACGGAGCCCCTCCACCAGGCGCTGGCCGGCTGCCTGGGCGAGGTGCAGCGCAGCTACGACTTCCACCGCTACTTCGAGACGCAGCCGCGCGGCGCGGGGGTGGCGGACCGCGCCGGGCCGGCCCGCCAGAAGTGCCGGGAGCTCAACACCCTGCACACCTCCATCCGCAGCCTGCAGCTGCACCTCAAAGCCCTGCTGAGCGA gATGATCATCCTGGAGGACGACCTGGAGAAGATGATGGTGTGCGGGGAGCGGGTGGCTGCGCCCCCCCCGCTCTCAGGGGAGGGCTACCTGGAGCTGAGCCAGCGGCTGCACACTCTGCAGCCCCACATGCAGGCCAGCAACAGCTGCTGGGAGGAGACGGTCGGCCAGGTGGACCGCATGCTGAGACGCACag ATGCGGCTGCAGGTCTGCGACAAAGCGCCCCCGCCGTGCCGCACGTCCCAACCCCCACGCCGTCCTACCCGCTCATTCTGGACCGGGACAGCGTACCAGAGGAGctg gAGTGGGAGGCCTACGTGTCCGACTCTGACTCGGAGGACGACCGCGGGGGGGCCTGGTGCGACATGCTCTCCCCCGAGGAGCGCGACCGCCAGCGCCGCGAGCGCGAGGAGTCCCGGCGCGTCCTGTCGGAGCTCAAGGCCGTGCTGGGCTTCCGCGCCTCTGAGGGCGAGAGGCTGAAATGGAAACAGCTGCTGTTCAACGACCAAG CTGCTACGACCCCGTCCAACACGGGGCCGCAggacaccccgcccccccccaacgCCACCAGTAACCATAACGACCAGGACCACgacggagaggaagaagaggagaccGCAGAAGAGGACAAAGAgcggggacggggacggacgGCGGTGGCGACGGCGAGCGGCGGCGAGTCGGCCACCGAGTTCACCTGCGGCCTGGACAAGATGGCGGccggagaaggggaggagcctcGCGCGGAGGGAGCGGGCCGGTCCGAGCTCTACCAGTACGACGGGCTCCTCGACGacggcgagggggagggggaggggctggcggATTTCCTGCTGACGCCGCGCGTCCCGAAGCTCTCCACCACGGACAGACTGACGGAGCTCCACGGGGCGGAGGCCCTCAGCATAAGCTCCGCCCTCGCGGCCCAGGTGGCGGCGCGGTCGCACGCCCTCGTGCACATGGAGGAGCAGACGTTCGGTGacgatgacgaggaggaggaggaggaggaggaggaggaggacgaggggacGCAGGAGAAACACTAG
- the vezt gene encoding vezatin isoform X2, protein MTEELDEDVVFENSPLFQYLHDLGHTDFEACPTGSQEEGDGEEAPPLGDDQKRSGAHLWRLANALWQWSPMGKAATCHSLERELDCVFGQYSVRCVLDQDVLLQEDVELIELLDPGLLTLGSPADGSPGRTALTLPRPGLLARPSLWDAAGLVGLAAVLLGLFSAIGGGWSLAGAAPWGLVLLGWAGARAGGLWRRARAQRAVHAAASELQALVHDSKALTGVSRKALRLVQETEVISRGFTLVSAAGSFSRAGLGAEPRGQQLIGLRKALYRALRTAFRASRRATCHMLKSFPLNSEIDNVTNYVSAVPLKELGLGLGVEHVGDEQAQDLTDDYSLPALKLMFQLWVAQSSECFRRLALLLSARQQEEAEPVGVAATSAGLKPPSASSPSSPSALHRSIPAVTEPLHQALAGCLGEVQRSYDFHRYFETQPRGAGVADRAGPARQKCRELNTLHTSIRSLQLHLKALLSEMIILEDDLEKMMVCGERVAAPPPLSGEGYLELSQRLHTLQPHMQASNSCWEETVGQVDRMLRRTDAAAGLRQSAPAVPHVPTPTPSYPLILDRDSVPEELEWEAYVSDSDSEDDRGGAWCDMLSPEERDRQRREREESRRVLSELKAVLGFRASEGERLKWKQLLFNDQAATTPSNTGPQDTPPPPNATSNHNDQDHDGEEEEETAEEDKERGRGRTAVATASGGESATEFTCGLDKMAAGEGEEPRAEGAGRSELYQYDGLLDDGEGEGEGLADFLLTPRVPKLSTTDRLTELHGAEALSISSALAAQVAARSHALVHMEEQTFGDDDEEEEEEEEEEDEGTQEKH, encoded by the exons ATGACTGAGGAGCTGGATGAAGATGTGGTATTCGAG AACTCTCCTCTGTTCCAGTACCTCCATGATCTAGGGCACACAGACTTTGAGGCGTGTCCCACGGGTTCTCaggaagagggagatggagaggaagccCCTCCCCTGGGAGACGACCAGAAGCGTTCG GGAGCTCACCTATGGAGGCTGGCCAACGCCTTGTGGCAGTGGAGCCCGATGGGAAAGGCCGCCACATGCCACTCTCTGGAGCGGGAGCTG GACTGCGTGTTCGGCCAGTACTCGGTGCGGTGCGTTCTGGACCAGGACGTCCTGCTGCAGGAGGACGTTGAGCTGATCGAGCTGCTGGACCCCGGCCTGCTGACCCTGGGCTCCCCCGCCGACGGCTCCCCCGGACGCACCGCGCTCACCCTGCCCAGGCCCGGCCTGCTGGCCCGCCCCTCGCTCTG ggaCGCCGCGGGGCTGGTGGGGCTGGCGGCCGTGCTGCTGGGCCTCTTCTCGGCCATCGGCGGGGGCTGGTCCCTGGCCGGCGCGGCCCCCTGGGGCCTGGTGCTGCTGGGCTGGGCGGGTGCGCGGGCCGGCGGGCTGTGGCGGCGGGCGCGCGCCCAGAGGGCGGTGCACGCCGCCGCCTCGGAGCTCCAGGCGCTGGTCCACGACAGCAAGGCGCTGACGGGCGTGTCCCGCAAGGCGCTGCGGCTGGTGCAGGAGACGGAGGTCATCTCCCGCGGGTTCACTCT GGTGAGCGCGGCCGGCTCCTTTAgcagggcggggctgggggcggaGCCTCGGGGCCAGCAGCTGATTGGTCTGCGGAAGGCTCTGTACCGCGCGCTCCGCACGGCGTTCCGGGCTTCCCGCCGCGCCACGTGCCACATGCTCAAGTC GTTCCCGCTGAACTCGGAGATCGACAACGTGACCAACTACGTGTCGGCGGTGCCGCTGAAggagctggggctggggctgggcgTGGAGCACGTGGGCGACGAGCAGGCTCAGGACCTCACCGACGACTACAGCCTGCCCGCCCTGAAG CTCATGTTCCAGCTCTGGGTCGCCCAAAGCTCCGAGTGCTTCCGCCGCCTGGCGCTTCTGCTGTCGGCACGGCaacaggaggaggcggagcccgtCGGGGTGGCCGCCACCTCCGCGGGCCTCAAGCCTccgtccgcctcctccccctcctccccctccgccctgCACCGCTCCATCCCCGCGGTGACGGAGCCCCTCCACCAGGCGCTGGCCGGCTGCCTGGGCGAGGTGCAGCGCAGCTACGACTTCCACCGCTACTTCGAGACGCAGCCGCGCGGCGCGGGGGTGGCGGACCGCGCCGGGCCGGCCCGCCAGAAGTGCCGGGAGCTCAACACCCTGCACACCTCCATCCGCAGCCTGCAGCTGCACCTCAAAGCCCTGCTGAGCGA gATGATCATCCTGGAGGACGACCTGGAGAAGATGATGGTGTGCGGGGAGCGGGTGGCTGCGCCCCCCCCGCTCTCAGGGGAGGGCTACCTGGAGCTGAGCCAGCGGCTGCACACTCTGCAGCCCCACATGCAGGCCAGCAACAGCTGCTGGGAGGAGACGGTCGGCCAGGTGGACCGCATGCTGAGACGCACag ATGCGGCTGCAGGTCTGCGACAAAGCGCCCCCGCCGTGCCGCACGTCCCAACCCCCACGCCGTCCTACCCGCTCATTCTGGACCGGGACAGCGTACCAGAGGAGctg gAGTGGGAGGCCTACGTGTCCGACTCTGACTCGGAGGACGACCGCGGGGGGGCCTGGTGCGACATGCTCTCCCCCGAGGAGCGCGACCGCCAGCGCCGCGAGCGCGAGGAGTCCCGGCGCGTCCTGTCGGAGCTCAAGGCCGTGCTGGGCTTCCGCGCCTCTGAGGGCGAGAGGCTGAAATGGAAACAGCTGCTGTTCAACGACCAAG CTGCTACGACCCCGTCCAACACGGGGCCGCAggacaccccgcccccccccaacgCCACCAGTAACCATAACGACCAGGACCACgacggagaggaagaagaggagaccGCAGAAGAGGACAAAGAgcggggacggggacggacgGCGGTGGCGACGGCGAGCGGCGGCGAGTCGGCCACCGAGTTCACCTGCGGCCTGGACAAGATGGCGGccggagaaggggaggagcctcGCGCGGAGGGAGCGGGCCGGTCCGAGCTCTACCAGTACGACGGGCTCCTCGACGacggcgagggggagggggaggggctggcggATTTCCTGCTGACGCCGCGCGTCCCGAAGCTCTCCACCACGGACAGACTGACGGAGCTCCACGGGGCGGAGGCCCTCAGCATAAGCTCCGCCCTCGCGGCCCAGGTGGCGGCGCGGTCGCACGCCCTCGTGCACATGGAGGAGCAGACGTTCGGTGacgatgacgaggaggaggaggaggaggaggaggaggaggacgaggggacGCAGGAGAAACACTAG
- the vezt gene encoding vezatin isoform X3, which translates to MENSPLFQYLHDLGHTDFEACPTGSQEEGDGEEAPPLGDDQKRSGAHLWRLANALWQWSPMGKAATCHSLERELDCVFGQYSVRCVLDQDVLLQEDVELIELLDPGLLTLGSPADGSPGRTALTLPRPGLLARPSLWDAAGLVGLAAVLLGLFSAIGGGWSLAGAAPWGLVLLGWAGARAGGLWRRARAQRAVHAAASELQALVHDSKALTGVSRKALRLVQETEVISRGFTLLLDRVSAAGSFSRAGLGAEPRGQQLIGLRKALYRALRTAFRASRRATCHMLKSFPLNSEIDNVTNYVSAVPLKELGLGLGVEHVGDEQAQDLTDDYSLPALKLMFQLWVAQSSECFRRLALLLSARQQEEAEPVGVAATSAGLKPPSASSPSSPSALHRSIPAVTEPLHQALAGCLGEVQRSYDFHRYFETQPRGAGVADRAGPARQKCRELNTLHTSIRSLQLHLKALLSEMIILEDDLEKMMVCGERVAAPPPLSGEGYLELSQRLHTLQPHMQASNSCWEETVGQVDRMLRRTDAAAGLRQSAPAVPHVPTPTPSYPLILDRDSVPEELEWEAYVSDSDSEDDRGGAWCDMLSPEERDRQRREREESRRVLSELKAVLGFRASEGERLKWKQLLFNDQAATTPSNTGPQDTPPPPNATSNHNDQDHDGEEEEETAEEDKERGRGRTAVATASGGESATEFTCGLDKMAAGEGEEPRAEGAGRSELYQYDGLLDDGEGEGEGLADFLLTPRVPKLSTTDRLTELHGAEALSISSALAAQVAARSHALVHMEEQTFGDDDEEEEEEEEEEDEGTQEKH; encoded by the exons ATGGAA AACTCTCCTCTGTTCCAGTACCTCCATGATCTAGGGCACACAGACTTTGAGGCGTGTCCCACGGGTTCTCaggaagagggagatggagaggaagccCCTCCCCTGGGAGACGACCAGAAGCGTTCG GGAGCTCACCTATGGAGGCTGGCCAACGCCTTGTGGCAGTGGAGCCCGATGGGAAAGGCCGCCACATGCCACTCTCTGGAGCGGGAGCTG GACTGCGTGTTCGGCCAGTACTCGGTGCGGTGCGTTCTGGACCAGGACGTCCTGCTGCAGGAGGACGTTGAGCTGATCGAGCTGCTGGACCCCGGCCTGCTGACCCTGGGCTCCCCCGCCGACGGCTCCCCCGGACGCACCGCGCTCACCCTGCCCAGGCCCGGCCTGCTGGCCCGCCCCTCGCTCTG ggaCGCCGCGGGGCTGGTGGGGCTGGCGGCCGTGCTGCTGGGCCTCTTCTCGGCCATCGGCGGGGGCTGGTCCCTGGCCGGCGCGGCCCCCTGGGGCCTGGTGCTGCTGGGCTGGGCGGGTGCGCGGGCCGGCGGGCTGTGGCGGCGGGCGCGCGCCCAGAGGGCGGTGCACGCCGCCGCCTCGGAGCTCCAGGCGCTGGTCCACGACAGCAAGGCGCTGACGGGCGTGTCCCGCAAGGCGCTGCGGCTGGTGCAGGAGACGGAGGTCATCTCCCGCGGGTTCACTCT TTTGCTCGACAGGGTGAGCGCGGCCGGCTCCTTTAgcagggcggggctgggggcggaGCCTCGGGGCCAGCAGCTGATTGGTCTGCGGAAGGCTCTGTACCGCGCGCTCCGCACGGCGTTCCGGGCTTCCCGCCGCGCCACGTGCCACATGCTCAAGTC GTTCCCGCTGAACTCGGAGATCGACAACGTGACCAACTACGTGTCGGCGGTGCCGCTGAAggagctggggctggggctgggcgTGGAGCACGTGGGCGACGAGCAGGCTCAGGACCTCACCGACGACTACAGCCTGCCCGCCCTGAAG CTCATGTTCCAGCTCTGGGTCGCCCAAAGCTCCGAGTGCTTCCGCCGCCTGGCGCTTCTGCTGTCGGCACGGCaacaggaggaggcggagcccgtCGGGGTGGCCGCCACCTCCGCGGGCCTCAAGCCTccgtccgcctcctccccctcctccccctccgccctgCACCGCTCCATCCCCGCGGTGACGGAGCCCCTCCACCAGGCGCTGGCCGGCTGCCTGGGCGAGGTGCAGCGCAGCTACGACTTCCACCGCTACTTCGAGACGCAGCCGCGCGGCGCGGGGGTGGCGGACCGCGCCGGGCCGGCCCGCCAGAAGTGCCGGGAGCTCAACACCCTGCACACCTCCATCCGCAGCCTGCAGCTGCACCTCAAAGCCCTGCTGAGCGA gATGATCATCCTGGAGGACGACCTGGAGAAGATGATGGTGTGCGGGGAGCGGGTGGCTGCGCCCCCCCCGCTCTCAGGGGAGGGCTACCTGGAGCTGAGCCAGCGGCTGCACACTCTGCAGCCCCACATGCAGGCCAGCAACAGCTGCTGGGAGGAGACGGTCGGCCAGGTGGACCGCATGCTGAGACGCACag ATGCGGCTGCAGGTCTGCGACAAAGCGCCCCCGCCGTGCCGCACGTCCCAACCCCCACGCCGTCCTACCCGCTCATTCTGGACCGGGACAGCGTACCAGAGGAGctg gAGTGGGAGGCCTACGTGTCCGACTCTGACTCGGAGGACGACCGCGGGGGGGCCTGGTGCGACATGCTCTCCCCCGAGGAGCGCGACCGCCAGCGCCGCGAGCGCGAGGAGTCCCGGCGCGTCCTGTCGGAGCTCAAGGCCGTGCTGGGCTTCCGCGCCTCTGAGGGCGAGAGGCTGAAATGGAAACAGCTGCTGTTCAACGACCAAG CTGCTACGACCCCGTCCAACACGGGGCCGCAggacaccccgcccccccccaacgCCACCAGTAACCATAACGACCAGGACCACgacggagaggaagaagaggagaccGCAGAAGAGGACAAAGAgcggggacggggacggacgGCGGTGGCGACGGCGAGCGGCGGCGAGTCGGCCACCGAGTTCACCTGCGGCCTGGACAAGATGGCGGccggagaaggggaggagcctcGCGCGGAGGGAGCGGGCCGGTCCGAGCTCTACCAGTACGACGGGCTCCTCGACGacggcgagggggagggggaggggctggcggATTTCCTGCTGACGCCGCGCGTCCCGAAGCTCTCCACCACGGACAGACTGACGGAGCTCCACGGGGCGGAGGCCCTCAGCATAAGCTCCGCCCTCGCGGCCCAGGTGGCGGCGCGGTCGCACGCCCTCGTGCACATGGAGGAGCAGACGTTCGGTGacgatgacgaggaggaggaggaggaggaggaggaggaggacgaggggacGCAGGAGAAACACTAG
- the LOC115531961 gene encoding methionine aminopeptidase 2 — protein sequence MAAVVQEQVPDPKPDELDSVLNGEVEEKEGADPAGETTKKKKKKKKKSKSANTVAEPAVDEVAELTKQLDKQAVEDKEEDGEDDGDDGDAGGKKKKKKKKKKGAKTQTDPPSVPIFDLYPSGVFPVGQECEYPLAQDGRSAAWRTTSEEKRVMDKANEEVWNDFRQAAEAHRQVRQHVRSFIKPGLTMIEICQRLEDCSRKLINESGLNAGLAFPTGCSLNHCAAHYTPNAGDPTVLQYDDVCKIDFGTHINGRIIDCAFTVTFNPKYDKLLEAVKDATNTGIKAAGIDVRLCDIGESIQEVMESYEVELDGKTYQVKPIRNLNGHSIGQYRIHAGKTVPIVKGGEATRMEEGEVYAIETFGSTGKGMVHDDMECSHYMKNFDVGHVPIRLPRAKHLLNVVNEHFGTLAFCRRWLDRLGESKYLMALKNLCDLGIIDPYPPLCDSKGCYTAQFEHTILLRPTCKEVVSRGDDY from the exons ATGGCGGCGGTGGTACAGGAGCAGGTACCGGACCCGAAACCCGACGAGCTGGACAGCGTCCTAAATGGCGAGGTAGAGGAGAAAGAAGGCGCCGACCCGGCCGGAGAGACaacgaaaaagaagaagaaaaagaagaagaagagcaagTCTGCAAACACGG TTGCTGAGCCCGCGGTGGATGAGGTGGCTGAACTGACCAAACAACTGGATAAACAGGCCGttgaggacaaggaggaggacggggaggacg ATGGAGACGATGGAGATGCAGGGggcaagaaaaagaagaagaagaagaagaagaaaggag CCAAAACACAGACTGACCCACCATCGGTGCCTATCTTTGACCTGTACCCCAGTGGAGTGTTCCCCGTGGGACAGGAGTGTGAATACCCCCTCGCTCAGGACGG TCGCAGCGCCGCGTGGCGTACGACCAGCGAGGAGAAGCGTGTGATGGACAAGGCCAACGAGGAGGTGTGGAACGACTTCCGGCAGGCGGCCGAGGCCCATAGGCAGGTCCGGCAGCACGTCCGCAGCTTCATCAAGCCCGGCCTCACCATGATCGAGATCTG ccagcGCCTGGAGGACTGCTCCAGGAAGCTGATCAACGAGAGCGGGCTGAACGCGGGCCTGGCCTTCCCCACCGGCTGCTCCCTGAACCACTGCGCCGCCCACTACACCCCCAACGCCGGGGACCCCACCGTGCTGCAGTACGACGACGTGTGCAAGATCGACTTCGGCACGCACATCAACG GGCGCATCATTGACTGTGCCTTCACCGTCACCTTCAACCCAAAGTATGACAAGTTACTGGAGGCCGTGAAAGACGCCACCAATACAGGCATTAAG GCCGCCGGGATCGACGTTCGTCTTTGTGACATCGGAGAGTCGATCCAGGAAGTGATGGAGTCCTACGAGGTGGAGCTGGACGGGAAGACCTACCAGG ttaagccaatcagaaacctCAACGGCCACTCGATCGGCCAGTACAGGATACACGCCGGCAAGACCGTGCCCATCGTCAAGGGAGGAGAGGCGACGAGAATGGAG GAAGGAGAGGTTTATGCCATCGAGACGTTCGGCAGCACCGGGAAGGGCATGGTCCACGACGACATGGAGTGCTCTCACTACATGAAGAACTTCGATGTGGGCCACGTCCCCATCAG GCTGCCCCGGGCGAAGCACCTTCTCAACGTGGTCAACGAACACTTTGGCACGCTGGCCTTCTGCCGGCGCTGGCTGGACCGCCTTGGCGAGAGCAAGTACCTGATGGCGCTGAAGAACCTGTGCGACCTGGGCATCATCGACCCCTACCCCCCGCTGTGTGACTCAAAGGGCTGCTACACGGCGCAGTTCGAGCACACCATTCTGCTGAGACCCACCTGCAAGGAGGTGGTGAGCCGAGGCGACGACTACTGA